CGCCCACAGTCCGATGCGATGGCGCGAATCGCGGACCGGCGGGTTCATCTGCAGCTTGGTGCCCAGGCTGGCGTAGCTGTCGGCGGTCAGGGTCAGATGGTGCGGCGTGACCTCGACGCTGGCGACGTCCTTGTGGTGGGCGAGGAAGGCCATCTCCTCGGCCGTCGAGACGTGCAGGATATGGATGCGCCGGCCGGCGGCGCGGGCGAGCCGCACCAGCCGCTGCGTGGCCAGCATCGCCGCCGTCTCGTCGCGCCAGACCGGATGGGTCTCCGGCCTGCCGGGCTCGCGCAGGCCGGCGCGCTCGCGCAGGCGCGGCTCGTCCTCGGCATGGAAGGCGGCGCGGCGGCGGATATGGCGCAGGACGACGTCGATGTCCTCGTCGTCCTCGAGCAGCAGCGTGCCTGTGGAGGAGCCGACGAACACCTTCACGCCGGCGCAGCCGGGCAGCATCTCCAGCTCGCCGAGCTCACGGGCGTTCTCGCGGGTGCCGCCCATGAAGAAGGCGTGGTCGCAATGCATGCGCCCGCGGGCGCGCTCCAGCTTGTCCTCGAGCGCGGCGGCGCTGACCGTCTGCGGATCGGTGTTGGGCATCTCGAACACGGCGGTGACGCCGCCGAGGACGGCGGCGCGGGAGCCCGATTCCAGGTCCTCCTTGTGCTCGGCGCCCGGCTCGCGGAAATGCACCTGGGTGTCGATGACGCCAGGCAGGATGGTGAGGCCGAAACAGTCGATGGTCTCGCCGGCCGAAGCCGATCCGAGATCGCCGATTGCCATGATGCGCCCGTCGCTGACGCCGATATCGCGAACGCCGACGCCATCATGGTTGACCACGACCCCGCCCTTGAGGATCACATCGAATGTCGCGCCCATGCCTTCCGCCCGGCCCTCCGCCTGCCTGCTTGCCTCGACCACCGTCGAGAAATACCTAATGTCCATGCCGGCCGATTGAAACCGGCGTACACGGTATCAACGCGAAACGGAAAACCAGCGCAAGGGGCAACGTTCACATGTCGGACCATCAGGCGACCGTTCTCGGCGGCCGCAGCGTGATCGCGGTTTCCGGGCCGGAAGCCCGCGATTTCCTGCAGGGCCTCGTCACTTCGGACGTGGAAACCCTGGCCGAGGGGACGGCGCGCAACGCCGCGCTTCTGACGCCGCAGGGCAAGATCCTGTTCGAATTCATGATCTTCCGGGCCGGCGCGGACCAGTTCCTGCTCGATTGCCCCGCCGACACGGTGGCAGAGCTCGCCAAGCGCCTGACCTTCTACAAGCTGCGGGCGAAGGTCGAGATCGCCGCGCAGCCGGACAAGGCGGTGGTGGCGCTGTGGGACAGCGACGCGCAGCCGCACCCCTCCGCCTTCGCCGATCCGCGGCTTGCCGCGCTCGGCTGGCGCGCGCTGCTTCCCGCGTCCGAGGCACAGACCGTCGCCGGGCAAGGCGGGAGCGTGCACGAAGCGGACTATCATGCGCGGCGCATCGCGCTCGGTGTCGCCGAACTGGGAGCGGACTACGCGAGCAGCGCCGCGTTCCCGCACGAGGCCAATCTGGATCAGCTCGGCGGCGTCGACTTCAAGAAGGGCTGCTATGTCGGCCAGGAGGTGGTGTCGCGCATGCAGCATCGCGGGACCGCCCGCAGCCGCTTCGTGCCGGTGGCGATTAGCGGCACCGCGCCGGATGCGGGGCCGACGGTGGAAGCGGGGACGACGGTGGAAGCGGGCGGCAAGGCGGTCGGCACCATGGGCTCCTCGTCCGGCGACACGGGACTGGCGCTGCTGCGGCTCGACCGGATCGGCGATGCGGTCGCGGCCGGCAACCCGATCACGGCCGGCGACGCGACGCTGACGCCGCACAAGCCCGACTGGGCCGGGTTCGACTGGCCAGTGGAAGACCAACAGGCGGGAGACCAACAGGCGGGGCAGCACTCCGGCGCGACCTCATGACCGACACCGCGCGCGCGTGGCAGCGCATGCTGTCGGGCCGGCGGCTCGACCTGCTCGACCCCTCCCCCCTCGACGTCGAGATCGCCGATATCGCGCTGGGCCTGGCCCGCGTCGCGCGCTGGAACGGCCAGACGGTCGGCAAGCATGCGTTCTCGGTCGCCGAGCACAGCCTGCTGGTCGAGGATCTGTTCGGACGGCTCAATGCCGACACCGAGCGGCGCTGGCGGCTGGCCGCGCTGCTGCACGATGCGCCGGAATACGTGATCGGCGACATGATCAGCCCGTTCAAGGCGGTGCTCGGCGGCGACTACAAGGCGGTGGAGCACCGCGTCCAGGAAGCCGTGCACCTGCGCTTCGGCCTGCCGGCGGTGCTGCCGGCCGCGGTCAAGAAAGCGATCAAGCGCGCCGATATCGCCGCCGCCTTCCTGGAGGCGACTCAGCTCGCCGGCTTCTCCCGTGCCGAGGCGACGAAGTTCTTCGGGCGGCCGGGCAAGATCGGCGGGGAGACACTGGAAAGCC
This Microbaculum marinisediminis DNA region includes the following protein-coding sequences:
- a CDS encoding dihydroorotase, whose product is MGATFDVILKGGVVVNHDGVGVRDIGVSDGRIMAIGDLGSASAGETIDCFGLTILPGVIDTQVHFREPGAEHKEDLESGSRAAVLGGVTAVFEMPNTDPQTVSAAALEDKLERARGRMHCDHAFFMGGTRENARELGELEMLPGCAGVKVFVGSSTGTLLLEDDEDIDVVLRHIRRRAAFHAEDEPRLRERAGLREPGRPETHPVWRDETAAMLATQRLVRLARAAGRRIHILHVSTAEEMAFLAHHKDVASVEVTPHHLTLTADSYASLGTKLQMNPPVRDSRHRIGLWAGLANGTADILGSDHAPHTLEEKAKPYPDSPSGMAGVQTLVPIMLDQVNAGCLSIERFVDMTSAGPARLFQIACKGRIAAGYDADFTIVDMRRRQEITDDWIASRCAWTPYAGHTVSAWPVGTMVRGRVVMWEGDLLAPATGEPVRFLETLPRS
- a CDS encoding HD family hydrolase, producing MTDTARAWQRMLSGRRLDLLDPSPLDVEIADIALGLARVARWNGQTVGKHAFSVAEHSLLVEDLFGRLNADTERRWRLAALLHDAPEYVIGDMISPFKAVLGGDYKAVEHRVQEAVHLRFGLPAVLPAAVKKAIKRADIAAAFLEATQLAGFSRAEATKFFGRPGKIGGETLESLFMLEAQPVARAETRFLERFKQLSG
- a CDS encoding YgfZ/GcvT domain-containing protein gives rise to the protein MSDHQATVLGGRSVIAVSGPEARDFLQGLVTSDVETLAEGTARNAALLTPQGKILFEFMIFRAGADQFLLDCPADTVAELAKRLTFYKLRAKVEIAAQPDKAVVALWDSDAQPHPSAFADPRLAALGWRALLPASEAQTVAGQGGSVHEADYHARRIALGVAELGADYASSAAFPHEANLDQLGGVDFKKGCYVGQEVVSRMQHRGTARSRFVPVAISGTAPDAGPTVEAGTTVEAGGKAVGTMGSSSGDTGLALLRLDRIGDAVAAGNPITAGDATLTPHKPDWAGFDWPVEDQQAGDQQAGQHSGATS